The Verrucomicrobiia bacterium genome segment GAGGGCTTGTCTCTGCGGCTTTGAAGTAAGCCATCATAAGGGGTACCTTTTTCAGGCTGGCAGGGAAGAACTTTTCATCCCCATTAATGCTTACTTCCTGCCTGTTCACCAAGTCACGTACATATACTGATACGTGCGTTACATCACCACGCTGTACCGCTTCGTTAATTTCTTCTTCGACAGTCTTCTTTACGGTTTCCATCTGAGAAGAGTGCACTCCCGTTGGGAGTGTGTCACAAGCCAGAAGGGGCTTTGTATATGTATAACCTTCCAAGCGGAGGCAGCTACGTGGCTCGGCTGCTACTGGTCTATCGTTGAAGTTGAGAGCCCAGCCGCAAAGAGCACCCGTAAGAAAAAGAGCACTGGCCACGGTAGCGGCAGAAAAAGTAGTCAGGGTAAGAGGCTTCTTGAGAGTGCTCACGGCAGATAGTAGGAGTGTAAGACTTATTCATCCTACCCAAACTCCCAAAAATCTCTAGGGAGAAAAGTAGGGGAGACATGTCTTTGTGTCTAGGTAAGAATATACTGCCAGGAAGTAGGTACTTGACGAGAATGCTATGTTTGTGTAAATTATACACCAATGGACAACCAACCTATCCAAAAGTACGAACATCCCTACCTCACGGTAGATATCATCATCCTGACAATTCGGGATGACCAGTTTGAAGTTGCCCTTATTAAGCGGGGCATCGAACCATTTAAGGGCAAGTGGGCTATTCCTGGTGGGTTCGTCCGCATGGATGAGTCCCTAGAGGCTGCCGCACTGCGTGAACTTGAAGAAGAGACGGGAGTGGCGGATGTCTACCTTGAGCAGCTTTATACCTTTGGCGATGTTGGCCGTGACCCACGTGACCGTGTGGTGACAGTGGCGTATTTCGCCCTTGTCCCTTCGGACAAGCTCCACTTGGTTGGTGCGAGTGACGCAGATGATGCCCAGTGGTTTTCCGTAGACAAGCTGCCTGAATTGGCGTTTGACCATGCCAAGGTTATGCAGTGTGCCGTGGACCGGGTGCGAAGCAAGCTGGATT includes the following:
- a CDS encoding serine hydrolase, which codes for MSTLKKPLTLTTFSAATVASALFLTGALCGWALNFNDRPVAAEPRSCLRLEGYTYTKPLLACDTLPTGVHSSQMETVKKTVEEEINEAVQRGDVTHVSVYVRDLVNRQEVSINGDEKFFPASLKKVPLMMAYFKAAETSP
- a CDS encoding NUDIX domain-containing protein, producing the protein MDNQPIQKYEHPYLTVDIIILTIRDDQFEVALIKRGIEPFKGKWAIPGGFVRMDESLEAAALRELEEETGVADVYLEQLYTFGDVGRDPRDRVVTVAYFALVPSDKLHLVGASDADDAQWFSVDKLPELAFDHAKVMQCAVDRVRSKLDYSTIAFRLLPDEFRLSELQRVYEIILGEPQDKRNFRKKILSLNLVEETGEKHAGASHRPAALYRFKDPSRQYF